The Liolophura sinensis isolate JHLJ2023 chromosome 6, CUHK_Ljap_v2, whole genome shotgun sequence genomic sequence ACAGATCAACCTTGGTGTCCAGCACATAAACCTTGGTATTCCAGCACATCAAGCTCGACTGCTTAGCCTGAATGGTTCTCCGAGGGTCTTAATCTGTTGGTAAATTCTTGACAAGAGCCTATATTGTTTTCACTTTCCAATTTCTGTTCGGGATGTCTTGCTGATGAAGACATGGCTTACATGTTGCTAGCTAGGACACTTATAATCATTTGTGTTAAATATTGTGCTGCAAAAATTAAAACCTCTGTACACAGTATGTTAAAATTGCTTTGACTTCCCACCACTCTCTCCTCAGCACTGACAAACAGGTAAGAAGAGTGTCAGTAGTTCTGGTGGTGCTGGGAAGGCCAGCCGGGACTAGCTCTGTGCCTCTTGACACATACTACATACATTTGGTACAGTATTTACAGTGATTCTATAGACATAGCAGTCTTTGGTGTGAGGTTTAGGTGGGACAGCTAGAGAGTCCGAGCTTTAATCAGAACCTCCTCTGTAAATTTCTGAAACAGAagtaacaataacaatatttcaaattaCATCCCACAAATACATGCTGACTTCCTAACTTCATAACTGGTCACAAATATCCCGTGAAGacttattaaaataaatgtaccatactgtATGTCGCCTAAAATTTCTCAAGTGACTAAGTTCATTTTatcagattctgagagttccattgaccATAAAAgaggtattttgaggtttgtttctATGGCAGGATGATATCCTTCTGAAAAGATGTAAGTTCCtccaccaaaagtaatattttatgacactttttttgCATCTAACCTCATACTTTTTGGGAGTTAACTGTCCGGTCAGATACAGTAGTTCAGTTGGAACTGATCATCAAGCAACACCTACAATCCAACTACATTATGAAATGAATCCTTGTCTTTTGTTACTCTTACAGAACTATATTCAATGCTACAGTGCAACTGTATTTTACCACTGCTTCTGGCATAAACTGAAGAAAGCATAAAGTGCATAGTACAACACATAGCACAACCAAACGCTTCATATGTATTGCTCATATTCATCAGCTTATGTCAGAGAGAGCCATTAATCTCATTACGCacctatatactgtataatgGATAGGACCTGTTATCAGGGCTGACTTCTGATCCCTCAACCCTTTCCCCACAACTAAAACAGACAGACTCTGCCATGAATGTTTCATTAGGCAGGATTTGGAACTGCTTTATTTCACACACAGCATGTTTAATCAATATTCTCCAGCTCACAAATACTGTACCTCCACAGATACAGTTCTGTACATTCCTGCTTTGCCTGGTAGGttcacatatacctgtatagcCAGAAGGTTGCTGTCTTAAAACTCACCTCAATTTCCTCTTTTGGCTGTTTGGCATCTGCAAGTGTAGCCTGTAACCACAACAGCACAAACATGATAAATACAACTTCTCACTAAAACCTACATaaaagtactgtaattcttcaacctttttgcatgcctgcaagatgtttattgaagcatattctgaagccTTTTTTCTGCTCATATTTTTGTAATAGTAACAGTAGAAATTTGGGAACAAGCTGCATTTGACATGCACAGTTAAAACTAACAAAATGCATTAGCATAAACAGACTCTTGGTGTACACATTGCAGGTAGGATTGGTGTGTCTTCCTACATAACAGAACTATGATAAATGCTCTGTTGGAAACTttaatttattcacttattcaattggtgttttacgccgtactcaagagagcattatggtaagaCGCAACCATGAAGAGCCCGGAAGAAattcacaaccatctgcatgttgcggctagaccctcccacatacgcctggagaggaagccagcatgagctggacatgaactcacagagaatgaactggtgagaggttcctgggtttTGGTACTTTAAGGCCAAACTAGGCAAGTTATCTTGGTGTTGTGAAGGGTACATGGGGATTTAAACCCATCACACCACCGAGGGCAGCCGTGTCCATTGCAGACAGCAAAGATATAGAGGCATGATGTCACAATGACCGACGTGCCATGGAATTCAGTGCCACAGAGGAAAATGACATCAGTCCAACTCCCCATGCTCAGTCCTGCACAGTCAGTCATGTACGCAGGGCATAAATTATTTACACCCCTGGCGGAATTTATATACCCAATGTGGGTGTCACCTGCTGCTCTGTCATGTGTATGTCGCCATTTTAACCCATTTGATCAGCAGCTAATGACAACTGAGAATCACAAACTACAAACGCAAGTAGGACGGCTATGCTCTAccacactaattcctcaacctttttgcttaaATGCTTTtctcagtgcaatttatgcacattttaatttttattttgaggacAAAACAgctttggttggattggccattttcagagcttcacaaaaaatattactttattaacctacacaaaataatgctttcagaatatgcttaaataaagaacttgtaaacatgttaaaagttgaagaattatagtaatGTTAATAACACTGGTAGAGATGGATTCAAACGAACCATCAATTTTctttctctacatgtatccaAATACTCATCATTAACACAATAACCTCTCAAACATCAGCTAATTATAAGTACTAAACATTAATTACCCTTGAATCAGACATGAATAATGTTCACACGGCTAACTGACATTTAATTCCTTCTTCACCATTCTGTGTATTGTTGACCATCTGGCCTCTAATCTTGTTCGATCCATACAGGTAGCCTATCAGCATGCAGAAGCCGCAGTAGTTAACAAAGTGGTCAGATAATGCACCACTGTTGTTCCACTGTTATATGGGTGGGGGTTAACCACCGAGAATGACTCATGGATACCTCCAGTTTAGCAAACAAAACTGACAAGGATGCTTGAGCAAATGTCAGCTTGGTGACCTGAAGACTCAGCCTAGTGACCTGTCAGGTAACACTCGGGGGATGTGGGAGTGAACATGACCAAAATATTACATGGggcccccccctccccaccccctaCCACACACACAAACTATCACCCTACTTGACCATGTACACTAACATCGCTCCCTTCTCCACAGGTATCCTTCCAAACCAGGGTCTGCACATCCCACACACAGTAACATATTTCAATGTGTGAATCTAGCATGGCCACTGGCTGTATTTCTTTTCTTACAGGTACTTTCAACACTGTTAGTTTTAActacctaattcttcaaccctttcaacaGCTTCTGAGATGagtatttttaaatattctgagaaaatgaagaaataatttgtgcagtattatgaagtttgcatctttaatgacacaaacaaataatttttagcatcattttcttAATGATTCTGTacataaattccagtgaaaatgtgctttagaggttgaaaaggttgaagatttacagtagattTAAGTGTAACGTCATTTGAAATTTGGCAAAGAATTTTTTCTTGTAATGTACGCTTTATTCAGTTAATGCATCAATGTGGATAAAATCACAACATATTTCACTGATCTTTGCTTTCATGCATCCATGACTCACAAAAAAGTTTATTTCCCTAGCAAGCAGTACCATTCATTTGTAAACCTCTTTACTataaatgaacttcatgtactgTGACAATTTATACACAGAATACAGGTGAGAAACCTTTAGATTTTAACTTTAAAAATTTAGCCCATAAACATAAGCTCTGTTATATGTACAATCAGTTAACCCACTTAAATATACTGTTACATTCCTGATTACCATAACAATATCAACTATtcataaattaaatgtaaaaatggttATAATGAACAATAAttgcacataaatgtacaatgtatgtacttccTTGTGGGCATCCAGACATAAAAgcgcaaaataaaaaaaaaccctctaaCAACAGTGACAAACATTCTGAATTTGACTTCATTCACGAGGATGCCTTACACTTTACACAgtataacaattttaattcGTCAATtccttttataaaaaaaaaagagcgaAATACTAAAAGGGAAAAAATTCAgtattgtgtgacgagaaatgtCTATAAGAAAAAGCCCAACCTTTAGTGAAGCATTATTTGTAGACCACACTAAAGTTTCATTCTTATGCAACATGAAGTAATTAGAAAGGTACAACAGAACAAAGTAACTGTTCAGTTCTGCCTTCAGGCTACATTGCTCACTGTACAGACTGACATGACAGACACATTTTATTGGCATACATATACCGTTAATAAACATTCTAATAACAGATGCCTTTAGGTGCTAATGATTCACTCATGAAGAGAGAAGGTAGAACAGCATGTTATGAATAGCGTAATGAGCACATGCCGAGTGAACAAATGAATGATGGAGTGACTTACTGCAACATATTCTCGGATTTGAGAATCATCCTCCAAATTTAGCACTTCCTCCAGATCAAACTGACAGTTGTGATCCTCCGAATCGTTCTGAAACACAAATATTAACACAGAAACATTAAACTACAAGACTTTGGAGGCATTCTTAATACTTGGGTCTTGAACTACAGTTCCACTTGTTCAGTTATTTAGAGTTCTAGAAGTTCCTGATGTAGTCTCTGAAAGAACCAAGAcctgtttgtacatatactattACATATTCAATACTCGAGTatagacatcaatcaaatagataaataattaaatacatgttctGTACGATCTTACTTCAGGACACTTTTTGTAGAGCTGATGTCATTTgtgcattttctgataacagaCAGAATTTCAAACTAACCTGagcagtttttaaaaaaatttaaaaaaaacactgaacatCTGTAAGTCATTCACCTGACCACTCTTCACGCGGACTTGAATAAGGGGACTAATCTCCAGCAGACAGATCCAAGCCATATTTGTGAAGAAGAAATTATTACACAGCCTGATTTAATACGACGACAgtactttttctttcacagttTTCTTTGTGAACAGCCAGTGGACTATAAAGTCTATACATAAAGGTGGATAGAATTTCACGGTCAATGAACAAGTCACACAGAAAAAGGCTATACAGATCCTACAAAAATTCTGGGTTGGCAAATTCATTTCGTAATACAGGATTTATGATTCTATAGgcaaatataacatatataaatcTGAATATATAGTGAACACTAAAGTGATGTACCGGTCACAGCATACATCCAAGATCAAGatcttctggaaaaaaaaaaaattaaaaaaagctTGTGACAGACCTTAGTTTCTGCCCTATGAATTATAAATGTTGGTTATAGCTATGCAATACTGATAATATTAGTGAGAAGATCTAAGCAGTAACAGTCTATTTACAGGCTTTCTTTAGATCTTTATGTATGTGTGAGAAAAATCAGTGATAGCAGcttatgactgaaaatgaaTTTCATAAAGAAATTATCTTGCAGGCTTAACACAGCGGGAAATATGGTAACCTGCAGAAACACTATATCcaagtgaaaatacatgtgaGATGAGCAGCAGCCTGCATGTTGTATATAGGgaagaaagtatatacacaCTTTACAGTTTCCTGCGGATAATGAAGTCTAACTTGGGGACAAAGGCATGGCTAAACAAAAAATGGTTTCTATGATAAAGCATGTCTTGTCCTCTGCATGATAAGATCACTGAACAGCAAAATTGGGAATGGGGAAATGAATGGCATGCTACTGATAACAAAGCACAAAACTATACACATCTGTTGGGACTGGTTACAGCATACATGTTCACGGACAGTTTTCACAGGTATGAAGGAATGAGGGAACAAGTGGAGTGGCTGAAGTATTCATATACAATGCTGAGGAGCGGTCTTCCAGGATAGAGGCATTTCTAAAAATGCACAAAGGTATAGAATTTAAAAATAGAAATGACCTATGACACAGTGACACCTGAACAATGACTTGTCTTGCAAAACCATCCAGAGGCCGATTCAACACAGACAGTTTTGACTTCaggcaaaatttgaaatatgattttagagcttattttctAGTCATGtgaattaacatttttttaccaCCTCCTCAATGTTatattaagacaaatgtgtcaaaatttcaacttccataaCCAAAAACCAAGCATTGTgagaagattttaaattttgagatgtctttgtggaattggtcaCTGGTTCTGAAAGACCACTAACCTGAGGCCAATTTGACacattaccatacatgtacatgcatgatgctgATCAATGCTGCTGAACACTGCAACTCAGTACATTAGCATACACTTTGGGGATATCATTCAAGTCCATAAACTTGTACAAGATAGCAAACCACATACAGACACTAATCACATAATTTCAACTCTTTATAAATGGAGGGCATTATGAGGGTGTCTGGTAGCCTATGACATATGTAACCTAGGACTGGGCATAGCAGATGTTAATTAAAGCCAAATCAATGTAATATCAtccattttaaataaatacaaaaaaaaagcttcTGAGCTGAAGATTTGTTTTTCCATGCATACATTTGCAAATATGTACAGACTCATGAAATACCAACTTGATGTGAACTTTGGTCACACATCTAGGTGGGAGCTGTATTGTTTACCACTTATGAACTATGCATAAAGATCTGGACACTCCAATATCCAATTATATAACTGGCATGGCTGTGAATTCAGAACTTCCACAGTAATATAAATCACATTCCATACATACACAGGCACAaaccacgtacatgtacatgaaggacTAGAGTTATTCGGACCTAATCCTATATTTTTAGCGGCATACTTGCGGCTTTCATCTAATCTGCTAATACTGTAGCTTTACAATAGATCCTAATTCAGTGAAGCTCTGCACACAAAAGTGCGTAATCACACAACAAACATCACTAATTAACACTAACAAAGGACCTTCAACAAGGTAAAAAAACTTGGTGACAGGACCTAATTgcctattacatgtaacatctgGAGCTCATCATTCTGGCAATTTTCATTAATGACACCTGAAAATGACACGAAGTATCTCCGTAATAGACACTAATATTCCCAATTCGTCCTGCCATTTATACCCAGTCACTTGATTTGTAAAACAGCACTCTAGGGCAGAAGTTTGAGTCCATCCAGAAGTCTCATTTCAGATCTTACTGCCAAAGTTTTCACCAAATCAACAGTAACGTGAAGCACCATTTCCCCCTGTTTAAATGATGCTTTATAAATAAGGTAAATGTCCTAAAATTATGCCCAAGACAAAGATGCACATTTTGCCTCCTTCTGAGAGCTTATTGATCTTACaaagctgttttgaggtttctttACATGATATGAGGATATACAACTACAAAATGTAAGTTTCTGCCCATAAAGTAATATactatgatatttatttgcctctaaaaatgcaattttgggGCAAAATTTTTAGTCACTTACATGTTAAATAAGACATATAGGCAACTTCTGCAAACACCAAAAAatactgtaacatgtacacacagccaTGTTGAAAATGGAATAGGATGGATCAGATTGTCTTAttgctattattttttttcccctcATACAATGTGTCACAAAGCTCTATTAACCTATGAAGGACATTTACACACAACAACTTCTGTCAACACTATATTACAGAtgtatacaaaaacattttctttttgttcagaTTTGGATAAATGCTCACAAGTACCCCAAGTGACCATACATTTCCTCCATGATAAACTGGCCCAATTTTTCCCAATTCTGAAAGTTTTATTGATCTtcaaaaaaggtgttttgaggtatGCTTGGAGGacgggatgatattctactgaaaaattgtaagtttcagcaccaaaaaataatattttttggcacttatttgcctctaaaaatgcacttttgtgggcgaaatgtcaggtcatttacagtatttcatGTCATTCTATTACAATGTATTACAAAATTCTATTACGCCTATCCTCATACAAAATACGTGTCCTTATGCAATGTGTTACTTAGGAGGATGTACATTTGCGACAAAAATCTGGTCAAAATTAAATCCAATAGACTGCATATGTAGAATAGTGCACTTATCATCTAACAGTCCATTTCACTTTAGATTCACATTCTGTAaccataaatttttttaaaactttgtcaAATCCCCTCTATCACTGTGCATTGGCCTCCTGTCATGGTTGGAAAGTCAAAGATACGAAAATGATGCTCTCGTACCTAGTGTATTTGGccccattgaaaaaaaaaagtcttttgcTTCTTACAGAACGCGAGCACCTCTATGCCGGATCTAACTACATTTCAGATTAAATCGTACAAAAAGATCAGATCCAATCTGATCGACGTTGTTGATGCAGTACGTTACACAAGATAATTCTATTCTGAATGATACTAGCAATGTGTTTTGACagaaataaactataatttTGAACAGGTTTAAGAGTGTTTACCTAGCTGAAAGGTATTACATAAATAGTGTCAAGGTATACTTAGTTCTGAAACTTGTACAAACTAAATCACTTATAAAATTCTGACGAACACTTGACATTTTCTGTAGTTTAAAAATGACGAGATGATTAGCTAGTATCATTAACCTTATCTTATCTCCGAAAATAATTTGAATAAGGTAAGACTTCGTCGGTTTACCTGTTCGTTATAGTCTGTTATCACGTGGAAATTTAATTCTACTGAAGTTTCTTTATTATAACTACTGCGTATACATGTCACAAATATGTGATAGTATGGAAATTGCacccgttgttgttgttaccacCCCGGTGTGCGATCTGTGAGACAATGACCCTAACTGTCAAAACCGGgcatgtgtgtgagtgtgtaaGTTACACTTTTTACAACATACTTAGCGTATTCAAAGGAAGAACTGAAATCAATTAAAAGTCAGGTACTTTAcataatatttaacattttcaatttaTAAACTGGTAGTGCTACCTTTCAAAGAAGCAGTTTAGCAGTTCAACAACACTCACCACGCAATCGTAAAGTCGTCTCAACTCGTCGTACACCCAATCTTCGATAGCTAAACGTTTTCGTATCAACGCCATTTGGTGCATGCCGTATTTGGCCGTAAGATACCGTCTCTTTTGGATTTTGTTGGCCTCTCTTTCCGGAAAGTGGACATGGTTGCCGCCGGGAGGTGATCGTCCCTCGATCGACTGTGACAAGGCTGGTTTCTGATTCATGTTTGGACTGTGGCACTCAGGTGCCGCCATTACCGCCTCGTCTCTGTCCCGACTCGTAGCTGAGAACTTCACTCCCTTGTTCAGCTTCTGCAATGTCGATAACACacaagttttacacaaaactgttTCTACTTCAGCCAACCGCAAACACGTAGATGCTTAGCAAATTATCTTCCCTTGTCTCTCGCTCTCACTACGACTTGACACAAGCACAAGATTCTAGCAACACTGTCTTCTGCAAGATTCCCAAACGGGACTACGTTTTTCCCACGTTACTTCCGCAAGGCGCACGAACTTTGTGACATCACTATAGTTCTGTTCGGAAACCAGAAGACTACTGCTATTACTTATAAACTGGCTGGTGTCCGAAAACATCCGGTTTTCCGGTAGCTGGCTGTAAACAAACCCCTGACCCAGCACAATGAGCCCGTTCACCAGAACAAGCCAGATGGCCTTATCCCTGCCACATCATCAATCAGAATGGAACAAAAGACCACTTAATATATGACACACGCGTCCCGCATCGTCAAACAAAGGCAGTTATAACGACATTATGAAATAAGACCATAACATGCATACAggatatatacagatataacaTTAAGCCCTTATGGTATCCACATCGGCCATGTAAGAAAGGTATAAATAGAGCTATAGTTACACACCCGTATATTCGTGTGAAAGCCCTCAAGCaaatataaaaggaaaaaaagaaaagaaaagaaacctATAACATGCAGTTCAGCTGCTCGATCGGCTCTTCTAATATCAAGCAGACCAATGTTTGGCTTTTTAAAGTTGTCGTATACTAGGCCTACTGTACGGTTATTGTACAGCCCGCACGTAGGCCTACCGGCCAAGGTGTTCGGGCAACATGTATTGTCAACAATCCATTggttccaaatttttttttctcttttttggcttaaatttgaaaaaaaaattgattctATTGAGCACGCTATTGATTTTACAAAAGCAAACCGTGTACAAAAGCTTGAGCTCAAAGACtcaaatttctgtaaaaaaaaatgtgattgaTCAACTTTGCTCGTGGCGCGGAGATAAAACTTTATCAGCTCACGTGTTCATAAATTAATGGTACCGATATTTCTGTTTCTGTACTCATTATACGCTTTTTAAGGGGATTGTTAGTTTTTTCTGTCCCATTGCAATTCTCATATGTCCCATTATTTCTTAACGGCATGGCAGGATCAGCATTTTCCTATATTACAGGTTTTTTTAACAACATATATTCACCTAAATATGAAGTTTATGAAGTGATAAAACATAATACGTTATATAATGGTAAATATAGATCTATACACGTAAAGCTGGCAATTTATTCTCACATCCACGTATTAGCCCCATGCATGCACAACGCACATTTCACTGTATGAGATCCGACATCTATCTGACCACAGTCGGTGGTTCCTAGCACTCTGCATGCAGGCACAAACCTATAGATTATCTGATACGaaaataaataggcctaaatGAGACCGATGTATATGTAGCCAGGCCTATATATATGGCAGCATGCTGAAGTTCGAAGCCCTCTATatcattttatataatattttattccGACGTTTAAAGGATTAATGGCAGAGAGTAATTACATATGTATGCCCGTTGTTTAGGAATATACTACTGATCTGTATGAATACGCAGGTTGCCACATAAAAACAACATGcataatatataaacatgaaaaaCTGTGCATGGAGGCATCGTCGACGTGAATGTCACGATCATTGCTACATAACTGTattgatatttgttttacctGCATGATAATCTCTGGTATAGGTCTAATATGTATAGTATCTGCAAGAAACTGCATGGCATAGTAACCATGTAATGGTTGGCCgatttttatctgaaattatAGTTTCTGTTTTCATCGTCTAGGCCGATGAACATACATCAAACATTCTGTTGAGTTTTagataacaatttttcatcGCATGTCTATATGACTATtgttttgtgcatgtatttggaCTTAATGTGTTGATTTTTAGATATATATTCTATGATGAGCTTATATAAATTCAAGAGTTCAACTCCATCCCTTAAAATATCCATGCAGTGGTTAATTTGCCACGGTATTGGGGAGATATATTCTCAGTTTCATAGCATCGAGAcacattacatattttttttcctgagATATATACGAATTCTATAGACCTGTCGTCTGTtacatatttatgcatatatatcatatatgtttattttcgTTTCCTCGTAAATTACAACATATAAGTGTAACACTTGTTAATTTCAAGCGTTGTGTACCTAGCCGACATGCCGTCGCCGCAAATGCCTGTATATACTGGCACAGGTGTGTCATCTTGCTGTTTGCAACCGCAGCACGTGTATAGGTGTGAACAAAACCAAGTACAGCAGACCGTCGTGTAAATTTCGAGAAAAATctgcttttatacatgtactatttaaaGGCACCCGATCACAGTCCGTCAGTCTAATACAGTTATCAAACACACGCAATTCATTCGTGTGTTTTCATGGAGTTTACAATGCATATACTCAATAATCCTGCGAACCCGAGTCATTGAACTGCTACTTCATCGTGTTTTGACACaagaccattaaacatttttaCCTGAGATGAAGTATGTATAGCTTTTTTTTACCCTCCTCATGGTTATTCGCGCGTAGTTTCAGTTTTCATTGTATTCAGTTGTTGTGTATTGTAATATTAGGCATATGTAGGTGCTTGCGAGACACGTACCCAGAGCTTTTCACCGAAGTATTTCACAAATAATtccatgtattatatatacgtGAATGCTgatacagatacacacacacacacacacacacacacacacacacacacacatatatatatatatatatatatatatatatatatatatatatatatatatatatatatatatatatatatatatatataatcacatCTTTAACTCTTTGATGGAAATTGGGGAGATTGCAGTCAAAATTTAACATTGACTTTCTGCAGATATCAAGTGCAATGAATTATTAAGATTACAGTCTCTATAACTCTATAGTTGCACTATAGACTACTTTTATAACATGTCTACCGTAAACAgttaactgtgttattttaaaattgttttgtcaATTGGTATATTGATCTATACGTACGCTAAGTGGATGGAGAATACAGTAAACTAACCATCCATTCATGCACAAGTACGTCCTGTTATAACCACCATGGAAACAGGTTAGGTGGGATcagttataggcctacagctatTGAGTGACTTTTTTGACATTCAATACAGGCGGAAGTGTAACTACAATAAAACTGGGTTATTATCGATAACACAGATGACCTTGACTGAAgacagtatatttacatatgcatgttgTTTGGCGCCAATATATATAGGATATGAGTTATATCTATCGCAATATATGCCTACACATGAAGCTGACTGATAATCAAGGAGATCGATCCATTTGTAATCAGATCAGGAAAAGGTCAACACatatttatgtacttgtactATATCGTACTTTACAATATACACAGCGTGCCAGCTGCATGTCTACTGTAGGGCCAACTTAGTATACGACACGACACGCATCAAAAAAGTGAAGGTATAaataagaaattcttttttctttgttgttttaacaCTGGCACTCGTAAAGAAT encodes the following:
- the LOC135466153 gene encoding protein phosphatase 1 regulatory subunit 14B-like — encoded protein: MHRSGKLKLNKGVKFSATSRDRDEAVMAAPECHSPNMNQKPALSQSIEGRSPPGGNHVHFPEREANKIQKRRYLTAKYGMHQMALIRKRLAIEDWVYDELRRLYDCVNDSEDHNCQFDLEEVLNLEDDSQIREYVAATLADAKQPKEEIEKFTEEVLIKARTL